The proteins below come from a single Aegilops tauschii subsp. strangulata cultivar AL8/78 chromosome 6, Aet v6.0, whole genome shotgun sequence genomic window:
- the LOC109755755 gene encoding F-box/FBD/LRR-repeat protein At1g13570, whose product MGIGHCSPLSNAKRKLPPGSPQSTSAKRRKPRLRISSLPNDILSSITSKLSLKEAARTSILSSQWRRVWLCRAYIDLSHHTVLSESDKERSWTGPRGIRLNRRKFIKSVGALLQQYEGVGTEDIRIRHDLCDRYAGHIDRLLNYAIASKAKGLILELWAVNYGPTTVPYNFPLQVLDTKNSNLRRLELWFVSLNPPAGYRGFQNLTKLCLRDVSITNEDVQRLLSEGNHLECLRITYCKMLTSLRIPHCLNRLKVLLVLSCPVLEDMTLDCGVPALHYRGSLIPMEFAAPLKLTKLSIELLPCHVLRCSH is encoded by the exons ATGGGGATAGGTCATTGTAGCCCACTGTCGAATGCCAAGAGGAAATTGCCACCAGGTAGCCCGCAGAGCACGTCTGCCAAGAGAAGGAAACCCAGGCTTCGAATCAGCAGTCTACCCAAT GATATTTTGAGCTCCATCACATCTAAACTGTCATTGAAGGAAGCTGCCAGGACAAGCATCTTGTCGAGCCAGTGGCGGCGTGTTTGGTTGTGCCGCGCCTACATTGATCTCAGTCATCACACAGTCTTGTCGGAGTCCGACAAGGAACGATCCTGGACTGGTCCTCGAGGTATTAGACTCAACAGGCGCAAATTTATTAAGAGTGTTGGTGCACTTCTCCAGCAATACGAGGGTGTAGGGACCGAGGACATCAGAATCAGGCATGATCTCTGTGATAGATACGCGGGTCATATCGATAGATTGCTCAACTATGCTATTGCGTCGAAGGCGAAGGGTCTCATTCTTGAATTATGGGCAGTGAATTATGGGCCCACGACAGTGCCATATAATTTCCCTCTTCAGGTTCTTGATACAAAGAACTCAAACTTGCGCCGTCTGGAGCTTTGGTTTGTTTCTTTAAATCCGCCTGCTGGTTACAGGGGATTTCAGAATCTCACTAAGCTTTGCCTGCGAGATGTTAGTATTACCAATGAAGATGTTCAACGTTTGCTGTCTGAAGGCAATCATCTAGAGTGCCTCCGTATTACCTACTGTAAGATGCTTACCAGTTTAAGGATTCCACATTGCCTGAATCGCCTTAAGGTTTTGCTTGTTCTGAGTTGCCCGGTACTTGAAGACATGACGTTAGATTGTGGAGTGCCAGCACTCCACTATAGAGGTTCATTGATACCAATGGAGTTTGCTGCACCTTTGAAGCTAACGAAACTATCGATTGAGTTATTACCTTGCCACGTCTTGAGATGCTCTCATTAA
- the LOC109755758 gene encoding serine/threonine-protein kinase BLUS1 isoform X3: protein MVGSGSKHAAGGSGGGGGGERRKYPIRAEDYELYEEIGQGVSAIVYRALCRPLGETVAVKVLDFERTNSNLNNIMREAQTMILIDHPNVVKAICSFANNQTLWVVMPYMAGGSCLHIMKSVYPDGFEEAVIATLLREVLRGLEYLHHHGHIHRDVKAGNILVDSRGGVKLGDFGVSACLFESGDRQRARNTFVGTPCWMAPEVMEQLHGYDFKADIWSFGITALELAHGHAPFSKYPPMKVLLMTLQNAPPGLDYERDKKFSRHFKQMVAMCLVKEPSKRPTATKLLKQSFFKQARSHDYIVRKLLEGLPGLGARYQALKEKDEHLLAQKKMPDGRKEEISQDEYKRGISSWNFDIDDLKSQASLISECEDTISSKDTDISSIYDFDTSLQEQALEGSLFSMKYDTDIENDVMANDKSAVSSPEQSVCLSRASLCGTSNGVLVNGHVRKHSSMESSDLDLQEKDLDAIPTSSFQERKCSFSSCSSDGFLSSKESSKPQINIHNRDKGSGGVLQVADEPSPEAISRAHKSLISNVDEHDDRSKPPLIQQRGRFKVTPGNVELDKAHSPGLQKSHSMQLEAAQEKEKELVNEVLELQWRLLCAQDEVQRLKAKAAQI from the exons ATGGTCGGGTCGGGGTCGAAGCATGCCGCGggcgggagcggcggcggcggcggcggggagaggCGCAAGTACCCGATCCGCGCCGAGGACTACGAACTGTACGAGGAGATCGGCCAGGGCGTCAGCGCCATCGTCTACCGCGCGCTCTGCAGGCCGCTCGGCGAGACCGTCGCCGTCAAGGTGCTCGACTTCGAGCGCACCAACAGCAACCTG AACAATATCATGCGTGAAGCTCAGACAATGATTCTTATAGACCATCCTAATGTTGTTAAGGCGATCTGTTCATTTGCAAATAACCAAACGTTATGGGTAGTTATGCCGTACATGGCTGGAGGATCTTGTCTTCACATAATGAAATCAGTCTATCCGGATGGTTTCGAGGAAGCTGTCATTGCAACGCTGCTCCGTGAAGTTCTAAGAGGATTGGAATATCTTCATCATCATGGGCATATACATCGTGATGTCAAG GCAGGAAATATCCTAGTTGATTCTCGTGGTGGAGTTAAGCTTGGAGATTTTGGGGTTTCTGCTTGCCTTTTTGAATCCGGTGACAGACAGCGGGCTAGAAACACTTTCGTGGGAACTCCTTGCTG GATGGCACCAGAGGTAATGGAGCAACTACATGGATATGATTTCAA GGCAGATATATGGTCCTTTGGAATTACTGCACTTGAACTTGCCCATGGTCACGCCCCTTTCTCAAAGTACCCTCCCATGAAG GTCTTGCTTATGACACTTCAAAATGCTCCCCCCGGTCTTGATTATGAAAGAGATAAGAAATTCTCAAGG CACTTCAAGCAAATGGTAGCTATGTGTTTGGTAAAAGAGCCTTCAAAAAGGCCGACTGCAACAAAATTGCTCAAGCAATCCTTTTTCAAGCAAGCTCGTTCCCATGATTACATTGTTCGAAAGCTTTTGGAGGGATTGCCTGGCCTTGGCGCCAGATATCAAGCTTTGAAG GAAAAGGATGAACATTTACTTGCTCAAAAGAAAATGCCTGATGGTAGAAAGGAAGAAATCTCGCAG GATGAATACAAAAGGGGTATCAGCAGCTGGAACTTTGACATTGATGACCTGAAGTCTCAAGCCTCACTG ATTTCAGAGTGTGAGGACACAATATCATCTAAAGATACAGATATATCTTCTATCTATGACTTCGACACCAGCTTGCAGGAGCAAGCACTCGAAGGGTCTCTTTTTTCAATGAAGTATGATACTGACATC GAAAATGATGTCATGGCCAATGATAAGTCAGCTGTTTCATCACCCGAGCAGTCTGTTTGTCTATCAAG GGCATCTCTATGTGGAACTTCTAACGGGGTACTGGTAAATGGCCATGTCAGGAAACACAGCTCTATGGAAAGCAGTGATTTGGACTTGCAAGAGAAAGATTTGGATGCTATTCCAACAAGCTCATTTCAGGAAAGGAAGTGTTCTTTCAGTTCTTGCTCATCAGATGGTTTTCTTTCTTCCAAAGAGAG CTCTAAGCCACAAATCAACATTCATAACCGTGACAAGGGTAGCGGAGGGGTCTTGCAAGTAGCAGATGAGCCATCTCCTGAAGCTATTTCTAGGGCACATAAATCATTGA TATCAAATGTTGACGAACATGATGATAGATCAAAACCTCCACTTATACAGCAAAGAGGTCGTTTTAAAGTTACACCTGGGAATGTCGAGTTGGATAAG GCTCACTCACCTGGCCTACAAAAGTCTCACAGCATGCAG
- the LOC109755758 gene encoding serine/threonine-protein kinase BLUS1 isoform X4, whose product MVGSGSKHAAGGSGGGGGGERRKYPIRAEDYELYEEIGQGVSAIVYRALCRPLGETVAVKVLDFERTNSNLNNIMREAQTMILIDHPNVVKAICSFANNQTLWVVMPYMAGGSCLHIMKSVYPDGFEEAVIATLLREVLRGLEYLHHHGHIHRDVKAGNILVDSRGGVKLGDFGVSACLFESGDRQRARNTFVGTPCWMAPEVMEQLHGYDFKADIWSFGITALELAHGHAPFSKYPPMKVLLMTLQNAPPGLDYERDKKFSRHFKQMVAMCLVKEPSKRPTATKLLKQSFFKQARSHDYIVRKLLEGLPGLGARYQALKEKDEHLLAQKKMPDGRKEEISQDEYKRGISSWNFDIDDLKSQASLISECEDTISSKDTDISSIYDFDTSLQEQALEGSLFSMKYDTDIENDVMANDKSAVSSPEQSVCLSRKHSSMESSDLDLQEKDLDAIPTSSFQERKCSFSSCSSDGFLSSKESSKPQINIHNRDKGSGGVLQVADEPSPEAISRAHKSLISNVDEHDDRSKPPLIQQRGRFKVTPGNVELDKAHSPGLQKSHSMQLEAAQEKEKELVNEVLELQWRLLCAQDEVQRLKAKAAQI is encoded by the exons ATGGTCGGGTCGGGGTCGAAGCATGCCGCGggcgggagcggcggcggcggcggcggggagaggCGCAAGTACCCGATCCGCGCCGAGGACTACGAACTGTACGAGGAGATCGGCCAGGGCGTCAGCGCCATCGTCTACCGCGCGCTCTGCAGGCCGCTCGGCGAGACCGTCGCCGTCAAGGTGCTCGACTTCGAGCGCACCAACAGCAACCTG AACAATATCATGCGTGAAGCTCAGACAATGATTCTTATAGACCATCCTAATGTTGTTAAGGCGATCTGTTCATTTGCAAATAACCAAACGTTATGGGTAGTTATGCCGTACATGGCTGGAGGATCTTGTCTTCACATAATGAAATCAGTCTATCCGGATGGTTTCGAGGAAGCTGTCATTGCAACGCTGCTCCGTGAAGTTCTAAGAGGATTGGAATATCTTCATCATCATGGGCATATACATCGTGATGTCAAG GCAGGAAATATCCTAGTTGATTCTCGTGGTGGAGTTAAGCTTGGAGATTTTGGGGTTTCTGCTTGCCTTTTTGAATCCGGTGACAGACAGCGGGCTAGAAACACTTTCGTGGGAACTCCTTGCTG GATGGCACCAGAGGTAATGGAGCAACTACATGGATATGATTTCAA GGCAGATATATGGTCCTTTGGAATTACTGCACTTGAACTTGCCCATGGTCACGCCCCTTTCTCAAAGTACCCTCCCATGAAG GTCTTGCTTATGACACTTCAAAATGCTCCCCCCGGTCTTGATTATGAAAGAGATAAGAAATTCTCAAGG CACTTCAAGCAAATGGTAGCTATGTGTTTGGTAAAAGAGCCTTCAAAAAGGCCGACTGCAACAAAATTGCTCAAGCAATCCTTTTTCAAGCAAGCTCGTTCCCATGATTACATTGTTCGAAAGCTTTTGGAGGGATTGCCTGGCCTTGGCGCCAGATATCAAGCTTTGAAG GAAAAGGATGAACATTTACTTGCTCAAAAGAAAATGCCTGATGGTAGAAAGGAAGAAATCTCGCAG GATGAATACAAAAGGGGTATCAGCAGCTGGAACTTTGACATTGATGACCTGAAGTCTCAAGCCTCACTG ATTTCAGAGTGTGAGGACACAATATCATCTAAAGATACAGATATATCTTCTATCTATGACTTCGACACCAGCTTGCAGGAGCAAGCACTCGAAGGGTCTCTTTTTTCAATGAAGTATGATACTGACATC GAAAATGATGTCATGGCCAATGATAAGTCAGCTGTTTCATCACCCGAGCAGTCTGTTTGTCTATCAAG GAAACACAGCTCTATGGAAAGCAGTGATTTGGACTTGCAAGAGAAAGATTTGGATGCTATTCCAACAAGCTCATTTCAGGAAAGGAAGTGTTCTTTCAGTTCTTGCTCATCAGATGGTTTTCTTTCTTCCAAAGAGAG CTCTAAGCCACAAATCAACATTCATAACCGTGACAAGGGTAGCGGAGGGGTCTTGCAAGTAGCAGATGAGCCATCTCCTGAAGCTATTTCTAGGGCACATAAATCATTGA TATCAAATGTTGACGAACATGATGATAGATCAAAACCTCCACTTATACAGCAAAGAGGTCGTTTTAAAGTTACACCTGGGAATGTCGAGTTGGATAAG GCTCACTCACCTGGCCTACAAAAGTCTCACAGCATGCAG
- the LOC109755758 gene encoding uncharacterized protein isoform X2, producing the protein MVGSGSKHAAGGSGGGGGGERRKYPIRAEDYELYEEIGQGVSAIVYRALCRPLGETVAVKVLDFERTNSNLNNIMREAQTMILIDHPNVVKAICSFANNQTLWVVMPYMAGGSCLHIMKSVYPDGFEEAVIATLLREVLRGLEYLHHHGHIHRDVKAGNILVDSRGGVKLGDFGVSACLFESGDRQRARNTFVGTPCWMAPEVMEQLHGYDFKADIWSFGITALELAHGHAPFSKYPPMKVLLMTLQNAPPGLDYERDKKFSRHFKQMVAMCLVKEPSKRPTATKLLKQSFFKQARSHDYIVRKLLEGLPGLGARYQALKEKDEHLLAQKKMPDGRKEEISQDEYKRGISSWNFDIDDLKSQASLISECEDTISSKDTDISSIYDFDTSLQEQALEGSLFSMKYDTDIENDVMANDKSAVSSPEQSVCLSRKHSSMESSDLDLQEKDLDAIPTSSFQERKCSFSSCSSDGFLSSKESSKPQINIHNRDKGSGGVLQVADEPSPEAISRAHKSLISNVDEHDDRSKPPLIQQRGRFKVTPGNVELDKAHSPGLQKSHSMQTISQLSALSIPSSAEAASSIIGGSLYIQLYNVLQTNLLQREQILHAMKQLYISDSISPVRMHSLSRSPSPSSALSVDRSMLEAAQEKEKELVNEVLELQWRLLCAQDEVQRLKAKAAQI; encoded by the exons ATGGTCGGGTCGGGGTCGAAGCATGCCGCGggcgggagcggcggcggcggcggcggggagaggCGCAAGTACCCGATCCGCGCCGAGGACTACGAACTGTACGAGGAGATCGGCCAGGGCGTCAGCGCCATCGTCTACCGCGCGCTCTGCAGGCCGCTCGGCGAGACCGTCGCCGTCAAGGTGCTCGACTTCGAGCGCACCAACAGCAACCTG AACAATATCATGCGTGAAGCTCAGACAATGATTCTTATAGACCATCCTAATGTTGTTAAGGCGATCTGTTCATTTGCAAATAACCAAACGTTATGGGTAGTTATGCCGTACATGGCTGGAGGATCTTGTCTTCACATAATGAAATCAGTCTATCCGGATGGTTTCGAGGAAGCTGTCATTGCAACGCTGCTCCGTGAAGTTCTAAGAGGATTGGAATATCTTCATCATCATGGGCATATACATCGTGATGTCAAG GCAGGAAATATCCTAGTTGATTCTCGTGGTGGAGTTAAGCTTGGAGATTTTGGGGTTTCTGCTTGCCTTTTTGAATCCGGTGACAGACAGCGGGCTAGAAACACTTTCGTGGGAACTCCTTGCTG GATGGCACCAGAGGTAATGGAGCAACTACATGGATATGATTTCAA GGCAGATATATGGTCCTTTGGAATTACTGCACTTGAACTTGCCCATGGTCACGCCCCTTTCTCAAAGTACCCTCCCATGAAG GTCTTGCTTATGACACTTCAAAATGCTCCCCCCGGTCTTGATTATGAAAGAGATAAGAAATTCTCAAGG CACTTCAAGCAAATGGTAGCTATGTGTTTGGTAAAAGAGCCTTCAAAAAGGCCGACTGCAACAAAATTGCTCAAGCAATCCTTTTTCAAGCAAGCTCGTTCCCATGATTACATTGTTCGAAAGCTTTTGGAGGGATTGCCTGGCCTTGGCGCCAGATATCAAGCTTTGAAG GAAAAGGATGAACATTTACTTGCTCAAAAGAAAATGCCTGATGGTAGAAAGGAAGAAATCTCGCAG GATGAATACAAAAGGGGTATCAGCAGCTGGAACTTTGACATTGATGACCTGAAGTCTCAAGCCTCACTG ATTTCAGAGTGTGAGGACACAATATCATCTAAAGATACAGATATATCTTCTATCTATGACTTCGACACCAGCTTGCAGGAGCAAGCACTCGAAGGGTCTCTTTTTTCAATGAAGTATGATACTGACATC GAAAATGATGTCATGGCCAATGATAAGTCAGCTGTTTCATCACCCGAGCAGTCTGTTTGTCTATCAAG GAAACACAGCTCTATGGAAAGCAGTGATTTGGACTTGCAAGAGAAAGATTTGGATGCTATTCCAACAAGCTCATTTCAGGAAAGGAAGTGTTCTTTCAGTTCTTGCTCATCAGATGGTTTTCTTTCTTCCAAAGAGAG CTCTAAGCCACAAATCAACATTCATAACCGTGACAAGGGTAGCGGAGGGGTCTTGCAAGTAGCAGATGAGCCATCTCCTGAAGCTATTTCTAGGGCACATAAATCATTGA TATCAAATGTTGACGAACATGATGATAGATCAAAACCTCCACTTATACAGCAAAGAGGTCGTTTTAAAGTTACACCTGGGAATGTCGAGTTGGATAAG GCTCACTCACCTGGCCTACAAAAGTCTCACAGCATGCAG ACAATTTCTCAACTTTCTGCATTAAGCATACCATCTTCAGCTGAGGCTGCTTCAAGCATTATTGGTGGCTCCTTGTACATCCAGTTATACAATGTTTTGCAGACCAATCTGCTTCAGAGG GAACAGATACTTCATGCGATGAAGCAGTTATACATTTCTGATTCTATTTCACCTGTTCGGATGCATTCGTTAAGTCGTTCCCCATCTCCATCATCAGCTTTATCGGTAGATAGATCCATG
- the LOC109755758 gene encoding uncharacterized protein isoform X1, which translates to MVGSGSKHAAGGSGGGGGGERRKYPIRAEDYELYEEIGQGVSAIVYRALCRPLGETVAVKVLDFERTNSNLNNIMREAQTMILIDHPNVVKAICSFANNQTLWVVMPYMAGGSCLHIMKSVYPDGFEEAVIATLLREVLRGLEYLHHHGHIHRDVKAGNILVDSRGGVKLGDFGVSACLFESGDRQRARNTFVGTPCWMAPEVMEQLHGYDFKADIWSFGITALELAHGHAPFSKYPPMKVLLMTLQNAPPGLDYERDKKFSRHFKQMVAMCLVKEPSKRPTATKLLKQSFFKQARSHDYIVRKLLEGLPGLGARYQALKEKDEHLLAQKKMPDGRKEEISQDEYKRGISSWNFDIDDLKSQASLISECEDTISSKDTDISSIYDFDTSLQEQALEGSLFSMKYDTDIENDVMANDKSAVSSPEQSVCLSRASLCGTSNGVLVNGHVRKHSSMESSDLDLQEKDLDAIPTSSFQERKCSFSSCSSDGFLSSKESSKPQINIHNRDKGSGGVLQVADEPSPEAISRAHKSLISNVDEHDDRSKPPLIQQRGRFKVTPGNVELDKAHSPGLQKSHSMQTISQLSALSIPSSAEAASSIIGGSLYIQLYNVLQTNLLQREQILHAMKQLYISDSISPVRMHSLSRSPSPSSALSVDRSMLEAAQEKEKELVNEVLELQWRLLCAQDEVQRLKAKAAQI; encoded by the exons ATGGTCGGGTCGGGGTCGAAGCATGCCGCGggcgggagcggcggcggcggcggcggggagaggCGCAAGTACCCGATCCGCGCCGAGGACTACGAACTGTACGAGGAGATCGGCCAGGGCGTCAGCGCCATCGTCTACCGCGCGCTCTGCAGGCCGCTCGGCGAGACCGTCGCCGTCAAGGTGCTCGACTTCGAGCGCACCAACAGCAACCTG AACAATATCATGCGTGAAGCTCAGACAATGATTCTTATAGACCATCCTAATGTTGTTAAGGCGATCTGTTCATTTGCAAATAACCAAACGTTATGGGTAGTTATGCCGTACATGGCTGGAGGATCTTGTCTTCACATAATGAAATCAGTCTATCCGGATGGTTTCGAGGAAGCTGTCATTGCAACGCTGCTCCGTGAAGTTCTAAGAGGATTGGAATATCTTCATCATCATGGGCATATACATCGTGATGTCAAG GCAGGAAATATCCTAGTTGATTCTCGTGGTGGAGTTAAGCTTGGAGATTTTGGGGTTTCTGCTTGCCTTTTTGAATCCGGTGACAGACAGCGGGCTAGAAACACTTTCGTGGGAACTCCTTGCTG GATGGCACCAGAGGTAATGGAGCAACTACATGGATATGATTTCAA GGCAGATATATGGTCCTTTGGAATTACTGCACTTGAACTTGCCCATGGTCACGCCCCTTTCTCAAAGTACCCTCCCATGAAG GTCTTGCTTATGACACTTCAAAATGCTCCCCCCGGTCTTGATTATGAAAGAGATAAGAAATTCTCAAGG CACTTCAAGCAAATGGTAGCTATGTGTTTGGTAAAAGAGCCTTCAAAAAGGCCGACTGCAACAAAATTGCTCAAGCAATCCTTTTTCAAGCAAGCTCGTTCCCATGATTACATTGTTCGAAAGCTTTTGGAGGGATTGCCTGGCCTTGGCGCCAGATATCAAGCTTTGAAG GAAAAGGATGAACATTTACTTGCTCAAAAGAAAATGCCTGATGGTAGAAAGGAAGAAATCTCGCAG GATGAATACAAAAGGGGTATCAGCAGCTGGAACTTTGACATTGATGACCTGAAGTCTCAAGCCTCACTG ATTTCAGAGTGTGAGGACACAATATCATCTAAAGATACAGATATATCTTCTATCTATGACTTCGACACCAGCTTGCAGGAGCAAGCACTCGAAGGGTCTCTTTTTTCAATGAAGTATGATACTGACATC GAAAATGATGTCATGGCCAATGATAAGTCAGCTGTTTCATCACCCGAGCAGTCTGTTTGTCTATCAAG GGCATCTCTATGTGGAACTTCTAACGGGGTACTGGTAAATGGCCATGTCAGGAAACACAGCTCTATGGAAAGCAGTGATTTGGACTTGCAAGAGAAAGATTTGGATGCTATTCCAACAAGCTCATTTCAGGAAAGGAAGTGTTCTTTCAGTTCTTGCTCATCAGATGGTTTTCTTTCTTCCAAAGAGAG CTCTAAGCCACAAATCAACATTCATAACCGTGACAAGGGTAGCGGAGGGGTCTTGCAAGTAGCAGATGAGCCATCTCCTGAAGCTATTTCTAGGGCACATAAATCATTGA TATCAAATGTTGACGAACATGATGATAGATCAAAACCTCCACTTATACAGCAAAGAGGTCGTTTTAAAGTTACACCTGGGAATGTCGAGTTGGATAAG GCTCACTCACCTGGCCTACAAAAGTCTCACAGCATGCAG ACAATTTCTCAACTTTCTGCATTAAGCATACCATCTTCAGCTGAGGCTGCTTCAAGCATTATTGGTGGCTCCTTGTACATCCAGTTATACAATGTTTTGCAGACCAATCTGCTTCAGAGG GAACAGATACTTCATGCGATGAAGCAGTTATACATTTCTGATTCTATTTCACCTGTTCGGATGCATTCGTTAAGTCGTTCCCCATCTCCATCATCAGCTTTATCGGTAGATAGATCCATG